Proteins encoded together in one Sceloporus undulatus isolate JIND9_A2432 ecotype Alabama chromosome 4, SceUnd_v1.1, whole genome shotgun sequence window:
- the LOC121927856 gene encoding uncharacterized protein LOC121927856 isoform X1 — translation MEGFSGLLLMVLILTEPFVASETYSSPMSISPSFVSTQKSSEEVMLKQGMSLRITAFCAYQYFQGEMVWCKETEEKECDVNEPLSHSGAGGWKFLPTKPNQKITLEGPRNGCLSLLMTALQVEDSGTYWFGLLIGLNMVSWKKIKVVVHESLLVPSKPLQPTTSMTPAFLRPSVSGSKLKEVIKVQGEALILEAFCSEQDVQAEKVWCKGDLLTECDVDKPVSLSGTGWKHLTPKPNQRVVLLVSRNGCVYFFISSLQIEDSGIYWLGILKDLRIIPVRKIKVIVQKEQKNNGIVTVTSEDEQSPEPSVIIPISSEPRVYQVILILGSIVVGITIIAALTLVVTMLLKGKMRADDLNFGDSPNCRVITLQIHDVNAAKSISSKEMNAVYAIPNKPKSRIEDITYVNTKFPLRSSIMKHHSEPHGMLPSPGSVEYANIIFGSRIPHITD, via the exons ATGGAAGGATTCTCAGGTCTCCTGCTAATGGTGTTAATTCTAACAG AACCTTTTGTGGCTAGTGAAACATATTCATCTCCAATGTCCATAAGCCCATCCTTTGTAAGTACACAAAAGAGTTCAGAAGAGGTGATGCTAAAACAAGGAATGTCCCTCAGAATAACAGCTTTCTGTGCCTATCAATATTTTCAAGGAGAGATGGTGTGGTGCAAAGAAACAGAGGAGAAAGAATGTGATGTTAATGAACCTCTCAGCCATTCAGGAGCAGGTGGATGGAAATTTCTACCTACTAAACCCAACCAAAAGATCACACTGGAGGGTCCAAGAAATGGGTGTCTTTCTTTACTCATGACAGCTCTTCAGGTAGAAGATTCAGGGACATACTGGTTTGGACTTCTTATTGGCCTGAATATGGTCTCATGGAAGAAAATCAAAGTAGTGGTTCATGAAA GTCTTCTGGTACCTAGTAAGCCTTTACAACCAACAACATCTATGACGCCAGCTTTTTTAAGGCCTAGTGTGTCAGGAAGTAAACTAAAAGAAGTGATCAAGGTACAAGGAGAAGCCCTCATCTTGGAAGCTTTCTGTTCCGAGCAAGATGTACAAGCAGAGAAAGTCTGGTGCAAAGGTGACCTGCTAACAGAATGTGATGTTGACAAACCTGTAAGCCTCTCAGGAACAGGATGGAAGCATCTGACCCCTAAACCAAACCAAAGAGTTGTACTATTGGTTTCAAGAAATGGCTGTGTTTATTTTTTCATATCCTCTCTTCAAATAGAAGACTCGGGAATATATTGGTTGGGGATTCTTAAGGACCTGCGTATTATCCCTGTAAGAAAAATCAAAGTGATAGTTCAAAAAG aacagaaaaataatggCATTGTGACAGTTACCAGTGAAGATGAACAAAG CCCAGAACCAAGTGTGATAATTCCTATCTCTTCTGAACCACG AGTTTACCAAGTTATCTTGATTCTGGGCTCCATTGTGGTTGGCATAACAATTATTGCAGCTCTCACATTAGTTGTCACGATGCTCCTCAAGGGGAAAATGAGAG CAGATGACCTGAATTTTGGTGATAGCCCAAATTGTAGAGTAATAACATTGCAG ATACATGATGTCAATGCTGCCAAAAGTATTTCAAGCAAAGAAATGAATGCAGTATATGCCATACCAAACAAGCCCAAATCAAGGATAGAGGACATTACATACGTCAACACAAAGTTTCCACTGAGGTCAAGTATCATGAAACATCACAGTGAGCCACATGGCATGCTTCCCTCTCCGGGATCTGTAGAGTATGCAAACATCATCTTTGGATCAAGAATTCCACATATTACGGACTAA